Within Hyla sarda isolate aHylSar1 chromosome 7, aHylSar1.hap1, whole genome shotgun sequence, the genomic segment acacAAGCTTACCACACTTAACTTTATCAAAATGGTCAACGAACCTAACTGACTTTTGTGTGCGAGAACACTCTTATTGTTACAGGTTAGAAGCAACATTTAAGTACAGAGCCTGCCAAACTTGTCAAGACTGTTAAAGTGGTAACCAATCTCGTAAGTGTTGTGCCTGGCTTTTAGCCAAGATTCTCTAAAGTGAACTCTATAAGGTATCTGGACTGTCGAGCAGTACAATGGACACTTATGTATATTTTGTTGAAAGTAATATTTTATTTGCCACCTGGCACTAACTGGTACTTATGTTAATTATATTATAGTTGTCTTATAATatgtctaaaactttttgtacataaAAGTCAAGGTGTACAGTGTTTTCCTGGTACCTGGCAATTTTTATAGGAAGTATCCTAATCTACTCGGGAGAGACATTTCCACCTCACTGCCAGTACCatgtacagtggttcctcaacatacgatggtaattcattttaAACGACtcattgtttgtcgaatccatcgtatgttgagggattcgtgcaatgtaaaaagtgcatttaatactcacctgtccccaccgctccggaccgcgtcttcaccgctcccgatgctgtcccgctgctcaggCCTCGTCTTCGGGttcctccggcttcttctgcatcttctccggtgtccaggcctcgctttctggtgacgttattacgttgctgcgccaGGACGGCGTGTGCGCaggacgtaataacgatgccggaaagcaaggcccggaccccgtagaagatgcagaagatgccgggtgatcgcgaagtggacccggagcagccggaataggtaagtgaacctgtccgggatgcttaaactgctatccgacagcagcttaagcattttgcgctgtcggatagcagttaatgcgatggccccgacatataaaagcatcgtatgtagatgctgacattgacatgcgatggcctcttagaggccatcgtatgtcgatttgatcatatggcggggccatcgcatgtcggcgGGTTACTGTACAGTTAAGGTATCATACAAAGATTAAAGTATCAAGTAAAGTCTAGTACTACATAGTTACTCAGTACATCTGTAGTCCAGTACACATCCGTCCCACCACTAGGGCTGTAGCATTGACGAAATAGCAGTCCACACGTCTTTCATAAATTGTCATAAGTTTAATGTATATTATTCTCTTGTATCTATGCGCTCAGGATGCTTTCCtgcccagaaggtattcctgtcaaCCAGCTATGCACGTATCTAAAAAGTCAAAGGTAGCAAGTATCCAATGTTGTATAGAAATGTCTAATCTATATAGCTAattttctggggagaagtgtgttatACCAAGGGACCCCAGTTGCCAAGGGATTGGGCAAAAATTGTCTAAAGATATAAATGTCATAGtcgtgtgtgtataatgtcataTTCATGTTCTTCAGTAGTCATACAGTTAATACATTTCTAAGTAAGTcttcagagcatgtatggacaattTATACAAGTACTCTTTATCTTCAGTTCTGCCTGGAAATGGACATTAATTgaaatgccccaggactgcatgtGGGCCCTGTGGTCATTTCTctcctccgccctccaggactgggtgtcGAGGGCGACTTCATTTAAGTGGGGCAGTTTGTGGTGTGCCAGTACAGGATAatgtggccccgtactgtccTCCAGCCCTgtcagagtccctgcatgtccccagggcccccttacAGTTCACCATGTTGTACTtagtttttgtgtgtatataatgtactgttgctttaacgTTTGgatcacatgattgttacccaagaggctccagtgatcaggtgaccccataagggacctatgggctccttgcacagcccccttgtATAACCAGGGGAGAAGCTTCAATCGCTttactgctgaggtccagtgctgtCAAGTtcttccagtgtctgtgtccagagcattggaggctacaagtcggtcatcagtaagtcaagtcatcttattgtcagtcaccatgtctGTCAAgtacatctgtagtcaccgtggcctgtactaaagtcagtctaactactgcaagtcccagcaagccttcaaggtccccctgtgtcactggtcacctccctgggatattttgctgtactgcaaagactatgtcgcctgtcttgcctcagtaaagctgctgttgtcctTTAATCTGACGTTGGtctcttcattgcccctgcctaacccaggatcagcagTATTATCTTCGTGTGgtaaaggctaaaccacgccctggcatcacaagaaggggttaataccatctgcacctggggccataacatctgcccttcaccTTACACCCCAACAGAAAACATACTAGATACTATGGGCCAGAACAACTTCTCAAAGAGCCTATCATAAGACAGTATTTCGTCAGAGATCCTTGTTCAAAATGTGACTTCTGTAGCCCGTTTTTTGCTAGAGGAAGCTGCAGCCAGCCAGACATTTTCCAAATGCGATATTTTGTGACAGCAATTTACTGATAAATTCCGGGTCCTAGTGCAAAACTGTAGCTAACCAACAAAGTGTATATAGGTCATATATATATCTACGATATGCAAGAAAAAGACCGACAAAATTTAGAATGTGCTCCATAATGCAGTATTAAAACACATGCCGTTTCTGAAATAGTCCAACAATTTTCTGCATTTCTGGTATGTAGTTGGGATGGACTTTGGTGTATGTTTTATAATGTTGCATTATTGTCAGTTTATTACGTGCATGCTTTAGCATCCGTATTACAGACATAAGTCCTGgccgctttttttattttttatgtcctGAGCTAACGGCTGTCATTTCAGGTCAACAGACACATGGTCAGGCCTGAGGACATAGGCATGTGTTTTAAActtgtgtgaaaccagcctaataCATATGCTCCAGGGGTTGACTTCATAAGATGGCACCTCTAATAAACTTTCACAGAGTACATAGCAGCTGGAATTTGTCAAGCTCTAATATGATAAGGAATATTTTACCAAGATTGTGTCTATTAACACTTTACCTAATACTAGAGATCgatcgattatcggtatggccgataatcactattttgggcattatcggtacctTGCCGATAAAGCCCCGCACCGCAACCGCCCCccgtagtgctgggtggtataccggtatggatttttgcccataccgctataccggtcgggcccctcccccaccctccgagtcaataaaaaaaaattaaacttacccctaATGGGGGTTGTCCGGGCCAACCATCCtgcagtgtccggcggcattccgggtggagggtgaaccggtccaggctgtccttcttctccgggggtcctcttctccactccaggcaggctccggcctagtacgctgcatagacgccgtgacgtcaggtgcttcgctgcgcacgggcgtcactgcgcagcggcgtctatgcagcgtactaggccgaagcctgcccggagtggagaagaggacccccggagaaggacagcccggaccggttcaccctccacccggaatgccgccggacactaaaggaagggaggatggatggcccggctcaccctgacaggtagggggagagaagcgggtggtggtggcagcggcctatggccccgcaaaagccaccgcagtgcattgatttaaagcgcccgctttaaatcaatgctatgcagcggtgtcgagggtggataaatagccgataacttataccggaatatcggtataagttatcggatatcggccctaacctccaccgattatctgtatcggccctaaaattTGAATATTTGAATTTGAATATTTTTAAGACATTTGTTTAACTTCTGAGTTTGTCTTCAGAATTCCTCTACGAGCGCCATTCTTCACCCCCCTCATTGCATATAACTGCTTCCCCCTTAATCTCCATAGCATCCATCTCCTGCAAGGGACCCAGAATAATTTGATACTGCGACACTAGAGACAGAAGCTCTCTCCTAATGTAGTTATATCTGGTGGGTGAGAACGGGCGCTGTGACCCACATAGGAAGTAGTCACCGCTAAAATAACCCCCAATCGTCTCCACTGTCATTGCATGATCTCAGATTAGCTAGAAAATCATCACTAGGGAAGAAGATAAAAACTCCTATGGTAGGGACTTTCCTTATTGGAACTGTCAATTTCCCCCTCCTATATGTGGCTCTAAAAACTGTATCCAAAACTATGGCctagatttactattgcaaatgcacCAAATCTGctataaaaggggaaaaaaaaggtctTCGCATTTGTGAGGTTTAGACACCTTTCTGCTAGTGCTGGTAAAAGGGGTATTGCATAGATGcgcgcacaaaaaaatttgccACAAGATTTTGGTTTTAAGTCAATTTATAATTGGTTTAAACATGGATGAGACAATCTTCAGATACACCAGAACTGTATACCTGTAGTCCTTGATAGTGCGTATCTTTAATCAAGAATTACACACAATACTTGAAAACCTATGCGTAAAAAATAGAGAGGCCCAGGAAGCCCTATCATAAGGAGGCAATGTGCATTGAAAGATGCCTTTGCAACGATCAGCCTGAATTCTTAGAAATGAgcagaatattttttttggtggggttgCAGATGTTCTGAAAGCATAGAACTGCCAGTCTTATTTTTGGAAATGTATGTATCTATAAAGGAGCTGTATGCTTCCCGGCACTACTGTTCTAATCTAGGTCTTCTTTTGCAGCATTGTATTATAAGGTTAGAGCTACACTGGCTTTTTGTAATTCCAAAAGACTGATTTTAAAggaaaccaatcatcagattttaccctatataacgcttggtaaagcgtgttatagggtaaaatctttttcaccattcccgggggacgctcctgcccccagggatggtgaagatatgaagttataaactagtcaccgccgccttaagtagtcacctgggcggggagctcttctaaTCTACTcccgcgacgccccctccgcttgagtgacgggccgcgtcatcactctgttccgtctgttcagtgagcggaacgatgacgtggcccatcaatcaagtggagggggcatcgctgccggccgaagaacgggagttggtgagaagagctcccgtccaggtgactacttacggcggcggcggtgactagtttataacttcatatcttcaccatccctgagggcaggagcgtcccccggggatggtgagaacaacaattttaccctatataatgctttgccaagcattatatagggtaaaatctgatgattggttccctttaactatTGAGGTACCGCTGCAGCCCTATAATGCATGCAATACATCGTTTCaggtttatcaaactgtgagagaaaaactggtgtGATTTTTCACAAGCAACCAATCACCGATCAGCCTTtctatcttaacaagctctggtaaagtgaaagcggagctgtgattggctgctgtgagaATATTACTACAGTTTTCCCTGGGTCATTGAGTTGCATGCATTCTTAAGGACTACAGCTGTCAACTTACTAAAGTGGAAATCCCAAAAGCGCAAAGCATGGTGGTTACAGCAATCTATTATGTGGCCAGTATGACTGAGTACTATTATTGATTCTGCACTCCCAGAACAGAACAGTTTTCTGAACCTTTAAACTACCATGCAGCTAAAGTTCAATCTCTTATCTGTGCATCCCAAGGATGAAAACCTCTGACAGACGCTTATCTCCAGTAATGACTTAGTTTGTAAgactttcccttttttttaagggcagtgtATGTTCAAAGCTAGTTGTTTTCCAAGCTGTTACCATagaatatttgtttctcctagtATATAACTCATGATACAAGATGAAGTCAACTTTTGGCTTGGTCTACCTTTTTCAATTTATAATGTTTACCTTCCATGTTACTGGTTTTAACTTCACTGGGTGGACTCCAAGCAATGTTCTCAGTGTCACAAGGTTTAGTACGGAACTTTTATATCATGCCAAGTTATTGTTGGGACTCCTGCTCATGTGATGCTGTATTATTCAATTAGAACACTGTGTACATCTaggatatcattttttttttttttaagcatatgtCACTGTATACACTGATTTAAGTGAGTAAAAAATCTGACTTTATTCATGTTACGGTTTGAGCAAAACTGCAATTTGACCGCAACATGTGAatgcatgtttttttatttagcaGCCgaaggctatccaggcatgctgggagttgtagttttgcaacagattggAGGCATACTGTTAAGGAAACACTAGAGCTATAATGAATAAAGACTTGAGCACTTTGGTTTAAGGGACTAAGTCATGTTCGTGTTCTGGTAAATCTTAAACACGAACATCTTTGTAGACGCCTACCTCTTAACCTTCTATGACatcttaccatttttttttaaatcccataaGACAACTAATGGATCCAGTAAGTTAACAGAAATTTTTGGTTAACTACAGGAAATTTTAAAGGGATTGTCAACCTGCTCCTGCTTTCAAAGCAGTTATTTTATTTTCTTGGCTGAAGAAACCAAAGTAATGCTGAAGTCTGTCTGTGGAACGCTCTTTTTCTGTAAACCCACACCAGGACTGAGTCATTGCATGCAAGCATCTTGTggtattttacctaaaaatccatattatggcttattttttgcgtcactaattctactttgcagtgacattagtcattttacccaaaaattcacggcgaaactgtaaaaaatcattgtgcgacaaaatcgaagaaaaaacgcaattttgtaacttttgggggcttccgtttctacgcagtgcatatttcggtaaaaatgacaccttatcattattctgtaggtccatacggttaaaatgataccctacttatataggcttgattttgtcgcacttctggaaaaaatcataactacatgcaggaaaatgtatacgttaaaaaatgtcatcttctgacccctataactttatttttccacgtacagggcggtatgaggactccttttttgtgccgtgatctgaagtttttatcggtatgatttttgttttgatctgactttttgatcactttttattcattttttaatggtataaaaagtgaccaaaatatgcttttttggattttggaattttttttacgtatacgccattgaccgtgcagtttaattaatgatatacttttatagtttggacatttacgcacgcggcgataccacatgtttttatttttatttacactgttttttattttttttatgggaaaaggggggtgattcaaacttttataagggaaaggggttaaatggcctttattaacactttttttttattttatttttttttgcagtgttataggtcccatagggacctataacactgcacacactgatctcttacacagatcactggcgtgtattaacatgcctgtgatcagtgttatcggcgcttgactgctcctgcctggatctcaggcacggagcagtcattcgtcgatcggacacagaggaggcaggtaagggccctcccggtgtcctgtaagctgttcgggacgccgcgatttcaccgtggcagtcccgaacagcccgactgactagccgggatactttcactttagaagcggcggtcagctttgaccgccgcttctaaatggttaataccgcacattgccgcgatgggcgatgtgcggtattagccatgggtccccgccgttgatgagcgctgggaccgacgcaatgtgatgcggggtcacagcgcgacccctcttcatatcgcgggatccggcgcaggacgtaaatatacatcctgcatcgttaaggggttaaactagagTTCATATTTTAGATGCCATACGAGTGGTCtgaagcttcttttttttttttttttctctctctctgccAGTATTTGGCAGATGTCAAAGTGGTGGGGATGTGGGATTAAGGCATGTTGAATTTTATGCTTAACCACTTGGTCATACTCTAATCTGTAGacagtttgattaaaaaaaaactttttgtttgcaaagttataaattcatgtttttccctctaaGCTCAAGAGTTTCAGAGGCAGGGCTGAGCTGTAGTCTGCACACAACCAGTTCCTCATTCTCCCTTGCACTTTGATGTGCAAATTTGGCTTTCAGCATGGTGTCTTGTACGTCAGTCATGAAGTGCGGGTAGGTAGGATGTGTGCCTGATTTCACTTGGCACTCTATGGCATTTGAGCTTGAAAGGAAATCATGATTTTAAAGCTTTGCAAACTTTCAAGTGGCAGGTTTTGTTTGATTTGTCTCCCTTTTAAGCTGTCTGCAATTCTGAGCATGATATAAAGCTGACAGATACACTTAACAGTTAGGTTGGGAGAAGTAGATTTCGGCAAACGGCCATCTTAACAATCTGGCCAACTTTTAAAATGTCTACCTCTAATCAAATGTCTGCCAAAAACTGAGAAAAGTCCACTCCCTTTCTGGCATTTATGCTTTAAAACGAGTAGTATTCGCCCTTCGCTAGTAGCACGGGTGTAGAAAATATCTTTATTCTAGTGTTCAGTTCAGTACACAGACTATTGTAAGATGGGTTTTGTATGTAAAATCAGGACATGAAGAGTTGCTGATCAGAATTTGTTTTGTTCCACTTGCCACAGAGAAAGCAGCTGGATCTGTTCCATATAAGAGCTTTGCTCTAAAGCCCTTTTCATGCAGATAGTGTGCCGTGTGATTCTTGAATAGTATTGTTGCTGTATTTTATTCCCGACATGATACTGTTAGCCCAGAGTGTGTTGATTTACAAAATCAACTATGTATTGATAGAGAAGGTGGTCACACACCTTAACTAGTTGTCAGCTGAGCACTTGTTCATCCAAAAGCTATGCAAAAAAACAACTGTACACATGCACACTTAATTTAGCAGAGTCGAGGCATGGCGAGAGTGAAGTAAGCTGCTGCCAAACAGCTTATCTCCCTTGGGAACAATAGGACTGGGCATCTTGAAATACTTTAATACATTATCTAACTTATACTTGACCTCTCCCCATATTTCTTTTCCAGGTACAAGGATAATCTATGATCGCAAGTTTCTCTTGGACCGTCGCAACTCCCCATTGGCTCAGACCCCACCCCGCCGCTTGCCTGATATTCCTGGAGTGACCAGCCCTAGTACTGTTGTAGAAGAACCCAAAGTAGAAACAAACAATTTGAACAATCATGACAGAAAGACTGCTATTGGTAAGATGTAAAGTTTAACAAGTCTTAAGGAGACTTTCACCAGATTTTTGCTGTCTTGAGGGCAGCATAATCAGACAAAATAATACGTTTTACTTTCCTCTGTATTCAGATCTCATAAAACCCCTATTAAAacactgcagactattacacttaTGCGCATTAACTCTGACCTGCCCACCTGCCACTGATTGGCAGCAGTCTGTCTGTGACCAGTCTTGACAAAATGCTGCCAACCACTGGTTGGTGGGCAGGCCAGTGGCGATATTCATGGATATCGTAGACTACGGAGCATCTGTCGCTTAGTAGTCTGCAGTGTTTAACAATTTAATAAGCTCTCTATACAGGGAAAAGTAAAACAGCATAATCTAGGTGGCATAGAATGCCTGAATAAAATGCTGTTTTACTTTTCCCTGTATATAGAGCTTATTAAATTGTTAAACACTGCAGACTACTAAGCGACAGATGCTCCGTAGTCTACGATATCCATGAATATCGCCACTGGCCTGCCCACCAACCAGTGGTTGGCAGCATTTTGTCAAGACTGGTCACAGACAGACTGCTGCCAATCAGTGGCAGGTGGGCAGGTCAGAGTTAATGCGCAtaagtgtaatagtctgcagtgtTTTAATAGGGGTTTTATGAGTTCTGAATACAGAGGAAAGTAAAACGTATTTATTTTGTCTGATACTTCCTCACATGTGTTGGCCAGAGGAAGTGCCTCATGGGCTGTAGCCCAGCAAAGGCCTGCATGTCTGTTTTAATCTGCCTTGCCATGAATAAAGCTTAAGAAGATTCTCCAGAGCAGGTGAGTGCTGTTTTCCTATTCTGTTTTCTGTTAGGACTTTGGGTATACATGCCTCATTAATGTAAAACACTCATACCCTTTTTACTGTATAAACCCACACATCTCCTTcctaattttaaaataaaattcatgcccatctgactactcactgaattgtcagacaaaatatAAACCCACATTTCTTTGGAATGGGAGGGAATATCAAgaaattggccctgatttacgaagagtggagtgtagttttctttgagggttttaaaggggttatccagcataaggtgattttagtatgtacctggcagacagtaatggacatgcttaggaaggatctgcgtttgtcttgggggctaaatggctatgttgtgagattaccataacactgtggctagctgtttgtgaactagtatttcctgtttgacttttttcttttttttttttttttactacaaatcccaccttcctccctccctcccacacatcagccatctcacccattgaaacataaatgagctgcatccattcaaatcagtgtggttttcaatcagggtgcctacagctgtgcattagttgcagattgatccctccatccattgaagcagacaggctccctgtcatcagctgactagtgagtcaagtcttggctgcattgcaagctgggaaaaatctgagacaacagtaattttgtatgctggtaaaaataaatattggagtgaaaatcacataagaattgtgagaaaactgtcacacacaggtaaagacactatattatgaactacactaactttacagcccctgtagcatagtcaaataaaaaaaaattcctggaatacccctttaattcccaaaAAGTATTGTTTGTTCatagaaaaaggaaaaattgtcCGCTCACCCCTCCACACAGCGTTTCTCCTATATCAGATGGGACAGGTGCTCTGGGCGTAGCTGCCGTAGCTTGATGAGATACAAAGGAAAACTTCTCTCTGAGGGATAAACCGGCACTCCAGTCCATATCCGTATGATAAATCTTGAACGCTTTGATCCATATTAAAAACATGAGCAAAAATTAGGGGAAGCTTAAAATATATAGCAAAAAACGACATGTTTCGGGATAGAAACACTTTTTCAAGGCATGTGAACAGTATGAAAACCTGATCTTATACAAAATTTCAGGACGAtccgcagaatttatcaagagccttgcgccttttgataaattaggtgcacaatagaccggcctaaccctctgtagtttggtctatattgatgcgggacatagacggcTTTGATAAATAGCCCCcattgttgtttaaccccttaaggaccaaggacgtaccggtacgtccttggtcctgctctcctgatataacgcggggttacacagtaaccccgcgtcatatcacggcgggcccggcgtcatagtgaagccgggacccgcctctaatagcgcgcagtgccgatcgcggcgccgcacgctattaaccctttagccgcgcggctaaaagcaaaaCCGAAAGTTggcggctagctcagtgggctgttcgggatagccgcggcgaaatcgcggcatcccgaacagcttacaggacagcgggagggcccctacctgcttcctcactgtccaatcgctgaatgactgctcagtgcctgagatccaggcatgagcagtcatgcagcagaatcgtcgatcactggtttcctatgagaaaccagtgatcaatgatgatcagtgtgtgcagtgttataggtccctatgggacctataacactgcaaaaaaaaatgaataaagatcatttaactcctcccctattaaaagtcccccttttccaataataaaaaaaaaaacagtgtaaataaaaataaacatatttggtatcaccgcgtgcggaaatgtccgaattataaaaatatatcatgaattaaacccctcggtcaatggcgtgcgtgcaaaaaaattccaaagtccaaaagtgcatttttggtcactttttatatcaatcaataaataagtcctatcaatgcaaaaatggtaccgttaaaaacttcagatcacggcgcaaaaaatgagccctcataccgccccatacacggaaaaataaaaaagttataggggtcagaagatgacaattttaaacgtgttcattttcctgcatgtagttatgagtatttccagaagtccgacaaaatcaaacctatataagtagggtatcattttaatcgtatggacctacagaataaagataaggtgtcattttaccgaaaaatgtactacgtagaaacgaaagcccccaaaagttacaaaacggcgtttttttttcaattttgtcgcacaattattttattttttcgttttaccgtagatttttgggcaaaatgactgatgtcattacaaagtagaattggtggcgcaaaaaataagccatcatatggatttttaggtgcaaaattgagttatgattttttaaaggcaaggagcaaaaaacgaaaatgcaaaaacggaaaaaaccccggtccttaaggggttaaatgttccctttattttttttgagcagcgtaTTTTCGCATCCTCCAGCCTAACAGATGATGCTCCAAGTGTGGAGTTGACCAATGTAATGCAGGAATTGGAAAAAGTTATGGGGATCAGTTGAGCCTGGTGTGACTCCACAACATTAAATAGCTATCTTGGACAAAAAATTATTCCACATGGTCTGTTTGTTGAAGAAACCTACCCTTGTCTATGATGACGACTACATGACTGAATGGTATGAAGCACTATCTGGCTGCTCATTTAGACAGATAAGAATTATCAAACGGGAGGAACATTTGTTAGCGGAGATTCAGAAAAAAGTTGAGACCATACAAGATTCTCTGTGCAAATATGAGGTCACAGGAATTTACCTTAAATACAAACATGCTGGCTATTGTTAATAAATTAGAAGAGTGTATCattgaaatgaaaaaaattctCGAGAGACAAGGCCGACAATGCCAACCAGCAAGTCTATACCTAAAAACAAAACTACACACAACAAAAGATGTTCAATTTTGAAGAAAACACAATAATCGCAACAAAGTTCTGCATTTTACTTTCTCCTCTTCTGGAGAGACTACCAATTCCTTCAGTGACAGTTCAAATGTTGAAACTTCCCATCATAATTCCCTTTCCACATAGGCCAGTGCACCATCAAAAAACACGGAGCTCCCTAAACCACCAGCTCCCAACAAGGGACCAACTTacaggggaagaaaaaaaaaaaagacaaggagAGGTGGACGCAAACACACAGGGCAATACACAAACAACCAGATACCCAAGACTAtagatgagcgaaattacagtaatttggttcgtcacaaacttctcagctcggcagttgctgactttag encodes:
- the EIF4EBP2 gene encoding eukaryotic translation initiation factor 4E-binding protein 2, with amino-acid sequence MSTGHQHSQSRAIPTRTIPISDSSQLPHDYCTTPGGTLFSTTPGGTRIIYDRKFLLDRRNSPLAQTPPRRLPDIPGVTSPSTVVEEPKVETNNLNNHDRKTAIGDDAQFEMDI